In Dysgonomonadaceae bacterium zrk40, one genomic interval encodes:
- a CDS encoding PhoH family protein, giving the protein MATTKKSEEKTTKSTAAKAESKGTTRTRKSVKAGTKKNFILDTNVILHDYKCLDNFEENDIYIPFIVLEELDKFKKGSDQINFNARAFVRELDLITDDDFFVKGADLGVGKGKLYIVNAPHTNKKINDAFPEKIPDNRILSVVDDIATKHPQMKTALVSKDINLRMKARSLGMLAEDYITDKVTNIDIFDQGEVVIEGVNPDLIDLIYAQNGGVELEAFSFEKQPDPNQCFILKSERNSVLARYNPFTQKVVKVDKENNFGIQPRNAEQAFAFEVLNDPDVKLVGLTGKAGTGKTLLALASALKQHKIYGQILLARPIVSLSNKDLGYLPGDEKQKVAPYMQPLFDNLNVIKTQLGQNSPDLKVIEELQKSGQLEIEALAFIRGRSLTETYCIIDEAQNLTPHEVKTIITRAGENTKMVFTGDLQQIDSPYLDTQSNGLAYMIDKIKGQTLFGHVNLVKGERSELSELASNLL; this is encoded by the coding sequence ATGGCTACAACAAAGAAAAGTGAAGAGAAGACAACGAAGAGCACAGCTGCCAAGGCAGAGAGTAAAGGAACCACGCGCACGCGCAAGAGCGTGAAGGCAGGGACGAAGAAGAACTTCATCCTCGACACCAACGTGATCCTGCACGACTACAAATGCCTGGACAACTTCGAAGAAAATGATATCTACATCCCCTTCATCGTGTTGGAAGAATTGGACAAGTTCAAGAAAGGAAGCGACCAGATCAACTTCAACGCCCGTGCTTTCGTGCGGGAGCTGGACCTGATCACCGACGATGATTTCTTCGTAAAAGGTGCCGACCTGGGTGTGGGCAAGGGGAAGCTCTACATCGTGAACGCACCGCACACCAACAAGAAGATCAATGACGCCTTCCCGGAAAAGATACCCGACAACCGTATCCTCTCGGTGGTGGATGACATCGCAACGAAACACCCGCAGATGAAAACCGCTCTGGTATCGAAAGATATCAACCTGCGGATGAAGGCCCGCTCACTGGGCATGCTGGCGGAGGATTACATCACCGACAAGGTGACCAACATCGACATCTTCGACCAGGGTGAGGTGGTGATTGAAGGAGTCAACCCGGACCTGATCGACCTCATCTACGCGCAGAACGGGGGGGTGGAGCTGGAGGCTTTCAGCTTCGAGAAACAGCCGGATCCGAATCAGTGCTTCATCCTCAAGAGCGAACGCAACAGCGTGCTGGCACGTTACAACCCTTTCACACAGAAGGTCGTCAAGGTGGACAAGGAGAACAACTTCGGCATCCAGCCCCGCAACGCGGAACAAGCCTTCGCCTTCGAGGTGCTCAACGATCCGGATGTGAAGCTGGTGGGCCTCACCGGCAAGGCGGGTACCGGTAAGACGCTGCTGGCACTGGCATCGGCACTGAAGCAGCATAAGATATACGGGCAGATCCTGCTGGCACGACCCATCGTCTCCCTCTCGAACAAGGACCTGGGCTACCTGCCGGGCGACGAGAAGCAGAAGGTGGCTCCCTACATGCAGCCGCTGTTTGACAACCTCAACGTGATCAAGACACAGCTGGGACAGAACAGCCCCGACCTGAAGGTGATCGAGGAGCTGCAGAAATCGGGACAGCTGGAGATTGAAGCGCTCGCCTTCATCCGCGGACGAAGCCTCACCGAGACCTACTGCATCATCGACGAGGCACAGAACCTGACGCCCCACGAAGTGAAAACAATCATCACCCGCGCGGGAGAGAACACCAAGATGGTGTTCACGGGCGACCTGCAGCAGATCGACTCGCCTTACCTCGACACACAGTCGAACGGCCTGGCTTACATGATCGACAAGATTAAGGGGCAGACGCTCTTCGGTCACGTGAACCTGGTGAAGGGCGAACGCAGCGAGCTCTCAGAACTGGCGAGCAACCTTTTATAG
- a CDS encoding histidine--tRNA ligase, whose product MQKPTIPKGTRDFSPEETAKRNYIFDTIREVYRLYGFRQIETPAMENLSTLMGKYGEEGDKLLFKILNSGDFLSSMSEADLKEGNAAKTATRISEKGLRYDLTVPFARYVVMHRNEITFPFRRYQIQPVWRADRPQKGRYREFFQCDADIVGSDSLLNEVELVQIIDEVFSRLGIRVAVKLNNRKILSGIAEIIGEADKITDITVAIDKLDKIGLEKVNEELASKGIAQEAIDRLQPIILLSGSTAEKLTKLRELLAPSETGTNGVEEMAFIIAKTEALQLRNEVELDLTLARGLNYYTGAIIEVKALDAQIGSITGGGRYDNLTGIFGLPGVSGVGISFGADRIYDVLTQLELFPESFSHSTELLFVNFGEREADWLLPLVAKIRREGICCELYPEAAKMKKQLSYADSNRIPYVAMVGENEMKEGRITLKNMQSGDQTSVAPDEVAAIVRGRLKQ is encoded by the coding sequence ATGCAGAAACCAACCATACCCAAAGGGACCCGTGATTTTTCGCCCGAAGAGACGGCGAAGCGCAACTATATCTTCGACACCATCCGTGAGGTATACCGCCTCTACGGCTTTCGCCAGATTGAGACACCGGCAATGGAGAACCTCTCCACGCTGATGGGCAAGTATGGCGAGGAGGGGGACAAGCTGCTCTTCAAGATCCTCAACTCGGGCGATTTCCTCTCGTCGATGAGCGAGGCGGACCTGAAGGAGGGCAACGCTGCAAAAACAGCCACCCGCATCTCGGAGAAGGGATTGCGTTACGACCTTACCGTACCTTTCGCACGCTACGTGGTGATGCACCGCAACGAGATCACCTTCCCCTTCCGGCGCTACCAGATACAGCCGGTGTGGCGGGCCGACCGCCCGCAAAAGGGTCGCTACCGCGAGTTCTTCCAGTGCGACGCCGACATCGTGGGATCGGACTCGCTCCTCAACGAGGTGGAGCTGGTGCAGATCATCGACGAGGTGTTCAGTCGCCTGGGCATCCGCGTGGCAGTGAAGCTGAACAACCGCAAGATCCTCTCCGGCATCGCCGAGATCATAGGCGAAGCGGACAAGATCACCGACATCACCGTGGCGATCGACAAGCTGGACAAGATAGGACTGGAGAAGGTGAACGAGGAACTGGCATCCAAAGGAATCGCACAGGAGGCGATCGACAGGCTGCAGCCGATCATCCTGCTGAGCGGGAGCACCGCTGAGAAGCTGACGAAGCTGCGGGAGCTGCTGGCACCCTCCGAGACCGGCACCAATGGCGTGGAGGAGATGGCGTTCATCATCGCCAAGACGGAAGCGTTGCAGCTTCGCAACGAGGTGGAGCTGGACCTGACGCTGGCGCGCGGCCTCAATTACTACACCGGTGCGATCATCGAGGTGAAGGCGCTCGACGCGCAGATTGGCAGCATCACCGGCGGCGGCCGCTACGACAACCTGACCGGCATCTTCGGACTGCCGGGCGTCTCGGGTGTAGGCATCTCCTTTGGTGCGGATCGCATCTACGATGTGCTGACGCAGCTGGAGCTCTTCCCGGAGAGCTTCTCCCACTCCACCGAACTGCTCTTTGTGAACTTCGGCGAACGGGAGGCGGACTGGCTTCTCCCCCTGGTGGCGAAGATACGTCGCGAGGGCATCTGCTGCGAGCTCTATCCCGAAGCTGCAAAGATGAAGAAGCAGCTCTCCTACGCCGACAGCAACCGGATCCCTTACGTGGCTATGGTGGGTGAGAACGAGATGAAAGAGGGCAGGATCACGCTCAAGAACATGCAGTCGGGCGATCAGACAAGTGTTGCCCCGGACGAGGTGGCGGCAATTGTGAGAGGCAGATTAAAACAATGA
- a CDS encoding cold shock domain-containing protein: MARSNSFNKREIEKQKQQKKKEKLKKKEERKQQGTNSFEDMIAYVDANGVIIDTPPEPIQEEEKIELEDIEISVPRKEVSEEAGDPEGRVDFYDETRGFGFIREGNSVIKYFFHKSNAEHGIAEGDLVTYRLERGPKGMNAVDVKIIQ, translated from the coding sequence ATGGCAAGATCAAATTCATTCAACAAAAGAGAGATCGAGAAGCAGAAACAGCAGAAGAAGAAAGAGAAACTGAAGAAGAAAGAGGAACGCAAACAGCAGGGCACCAACTCCTTCGAGGATATGATTGCCTATGTTGACGCCAACGGTGTGATCATCGATACACCGCCTGAACCCATTCAGGAAGAGGAGAAGATTGAACTGGAAGATATCGAGATCTCTGTACCCCGCAAGGAGGTCAGCGAGGAGGCGGGCGACCCGGAAGGACGTGTCGACTTCTACGATGAAACACGTGGCTTCGGATTCATCCGTGAGGGCAACAGCGTCATCAAGTACTTCTTCCACAAGAGCAATGCCGAGCATGGTATTGCGGAGGGCGATCTGGTCACCTACCGACTGGAGCGCGGTCCCAAGGGAATGAATGCCGTGGATGTGAAGATCATCCAATAA
- a CDS encoding DEAD/DEAH box helicase, protein MTFNDLEIMEPILRALSEKGYTTPTPIQEQAIMPALHNKDILGLAQTGTGKTAAFTIPIIQQLCSDKPQGRKREIRALILTPTRELAIQIDDSIREYNKYTRLRHTVIFGGVKQNAQVNTLKGGIDILVATPGRLLDLIGQGIITLQHIRHFVLDEADRMLDMGFIHDIKRLLPLLPKHKQTLFFSATMPDSIATLSRTILHKPVRVEVTPVSSVVETIDQRIYLVEKPDKKDLLIDLLKQEPNHSVLVFSRTKHGADKIARILTKAGIGSAAIHGNKSQNARQRALSEFKARTTKVLIATDIAARGIDIDQLDLVINYDLPDVAETYVHRIGRTGRAGNSGRALTFCTSEEKPMLRDIQKLTGRKLPIAN, encoded by the coding sequence ATGACATTTAACGATTTAGAGATCATGGAGCCGATCTTAAGGGCTCTTAGTGAGAAAGGATACACCACCCCCACACCGATACAGGAGCAGGCCATCATGCCGGCGCTGCACAACAAAGACATCCTGGGACTGGCACAGACAGGTACCGGCAAGACAGCCGCCTTCACCATTCCCATCATTCAGCAACTCTGCTCAGACAAACCGCAGGGAAGGAAGAGAGAGATCAGGGCGCTGATCCTGACCCCCACGCGTGAGCTGGCCATCCAGATCGACGACAGCATCCGCGAGTACAACAAGTACACCCGCCTGCGCCACACCGTCATCTTTGGCGGGGTGAAGCAGAATGCACAGGTGAACACCCTGAAAGGGGGCATCGACATCCTCGTCGCCACGCCGGGCCGCTTGCTCGACCTGATCGGCCAGGGCATCATCACCCTGCAGCACATCCGCCACTTCGTCCTCGACGAGGCAGACCGGATGCTCGACATGGGATTCATCCATGACATCAAGCGGTTGCTTCCGTTGCTGCCCAAGCACAAGCAGACGCTTTTCTTCTCGGCTACGATGCCCGATTCCATCGCCACGCTCTCACGCACCATCCTGCACAAGCCGGTACGCGTGGAGGTGACGCCGGTATCCTCGGTGGTGGAAACCATCGACCAGCGCATCTACCTGGTGGAGAAGCCCGATAAGAAGGATCTGCTGATCGACCTGTTGAAGCAGGAACCCAATCATTCGGTGCTGGTCTTCTCGCGCACCAAGCATGGTGCCGACAAAATTGCACGCATCCTGACCAAGGCGGGCATAGGGAGCGCGGCCATCCATGGCAACAAGTCGCAGAACGCACGCCAGCGCGCGCTGAGCGAGTTCAAGGCACGCACCACGAAGGTGCTGATCGCCACCGATATCGCCGCCCGCGGCATCGACATTGATCAGCTCGACCTGGTGATCAACTATGACCTGCCCGACGTGGCGGAGACCTACGTGCACCGCATCGGACGTACCGGTCGTGCCGGCAACAGCGGACGGGCCCTCACCTTCTGTACGTCGGAGGAGAAACCGATGCTGCGCGACATCCAGAAGCTTACGGGGCGGAAGCTGCCGATTGCGAATTAG
- a CDS encoding ABC-F family ATP-binding cassette domain-containing protein, translating to MVSIDNLTVAFGGFTLLDNISFVLNRNERVALTGKNGAGKSTLLKIMAGLQQPSSGNISLPKEVSIGYLPQQMKLSDGRTVREEASLAFEHLQKMEKELERLHREMAERTDYESDAYSQVIERATDLQELLQMSGIHNFEAEVEKTLTGLGFARADLERSTREFSGGWRMRIELAKILLQAPDVLLLDEPTNHLDIESIQWLENFLSTHANAVMLVSHDRAFLDAVTTRTVEIMLGDIHDYKVSYSKYVELRKERREQQQRAYENQQKQIKDTEDFIERFRYKATKSNQVQSRIKQLEKIDRIEVDEVDNSRLNLRFPPAPRSGSYPVIMEEMEKRYGDHLVFSNVTLTIERGEKIAFVGKNGEGKSTLVKCIMQEIDHGGKLELGHNVKIGYFAQNQAQLLDEEMTVFETIDYVAVGDIRTKIRDILGAFMFGGEASDKKVKVLSGGERSRLAMIRLLLEPVNLLILDEPTNHLDLASKDVLKKAIREFDGTAIIVSHDRDFLDGLVDKVYEFGGGKVREHIGGIYDFLSKKKMETLQQLELSASPTAKREEKREEPSENKLSYQEQKEQNRQQRRLEKQVAEAEQKVASLEEKLKKMEEQLATPEGASDMELLQKYLEVKARLDQAMNNWERATTELETFIQ from the coding sequence ATGGTCTCAATAGACAACCTCACCGTGGCATTCGGCGGATTCACACTGCTCGACAACATATCTTTCGTACTGAACAGAAACGAGCGGGTGGCCCTCACCGGCAAGAACGGCGCCGGCAAGTCGACCCTCCTCAAGATCATGGCGGGACTGCAGCAGCCTTCCTCCGGCAACATCTCCCTCCCCAAGGAGGTCTCCATAGGTTACCTGCCCCAGCAGATGAAGCTGAGCGACGGGCGCACCGTGCGCGAGGAGGCATCGCTCGCCTTCGAGCACCTGCAGAAGATGGAGAAGGAGCTGGAGCGACTGCACCGGGAGATGGCAGAGCGGACCGACTATGAGTCGGACGCCTACAGTCAGGTGATTGAACGGGCGACTGACCTGCAGGAGCTTCTCCAGATGTCGGGCATCCACAACTTTGAGGCGGAAGTGGAAAAGACGCTCACCGGGCTGGGCTTCGCACGTGCCGACCTGGAACGTTCCACCCGTGAGTTCAGCGGTGGCTGGCGCATGCGCATCGAGCTGGCCAAGATACTCCTGCAGGCACCCGACGTGCTCCTGCTCGACGAGCCTACAAACCACCTCGACATTGAATCGATCCAGTGGCTGGAGAACTTCCTCTCCACACACGCCAACGCGGTGATGCTGGTGTCGCACGACAGGGCTTTCCTCGACGCGGTGACCACCCGCACCGTGGAGATCATGCTGGGTGACATCCACGACTACAAGGTGAGCTACAGCAAGTATGTGGAGCTGCGCAAGGAGCGCCGCGAGCAACAACAACGGGCCTACGAGAACCAGCAGAAGCAGATCAAAGATACGGAGGACTTCATTGAGCGCTTCCGCTACAAGGCCACCAAATCGAACCAGGTGCAGTCGCGCATCAAACAGCTGGAAAAGATTGACCGCATCGAGGTGGATGAGGTGGACAACTCACGCCTCAACCTGAGGTTCCCACCGGCACCCCGCTCGGGCAGCTACCCGGTGATCATGGAAGAGATGGAGAAACGCTACGGCGACCACCTGGTCTTCAGCAACGTCACGCTCACCATTGAACGGGGCGAGAAGATCGCCTTCGTGGGCAAGAACGGCGAGGGGAAGTCGACGCTGGTGAAGTGCATCATGCAGGAGATCGACCATGGGGGCAAGCTGGAGCTGGGACACAACGTGAAGATAGGTTACTTCGCACAGAACCAGGCGCAGCTGCTGGACGAAGAGATGACGGTGTTCGAAACCATCGATTACGTGGCAGTGGGCGACATACGGACGAAGATACGCGATATCCTGGGTGCCTTCATGTTCGGCGGTGAGGCATCCGACAAGAAGGTGAAGGTGCTCTCGGGCGGCGAGCGGAGCCGCCTGGCGATGATACGCCTCCTGCTGGAGCCTGTGAACCTGCTCATCCTCGATGAGCCTACCAACCACCTGGACCTGGCATCGAAAGATGTACTGAAAAAAGCGATCCGCGAGTTCGACGGCACCGCCATCATTGTGTCGCACGACCGTGACTTTCTCGACGGGCTGGTGGACAAGGTCTATGAGTTCGGTGGCGGCAAGGTGCGGGAGCACATCGGCGGCATCTACGACTTCCTCTCGAAGAAGAAGATGGAGACCCTGCAGCAGCTGGAGCTCTCCGCATCACCTACGGCAAAACGGGAGGAGAAACGGGAAGAGCCGTCGGAGAACAAGCTCTCCTACCAGGAGCAGAAGGAGCAGAACCGTCAGCAGCGCCGCCTGGAGAAACAGGTAGCAGAAGCGGAGCAGAAGGTAGCCTCGCTCGAGGAAAAGCTGAAGAAGATGGAGGAGCAGCTGGCCACACCCGAAGGTGCCTCCGACATGGAGCTGCTGCAGAAATACCTGGAGGTGAAGGCCCGCCTCGATCAGGCGATGAACAACTGGGAGCGGGCGACGACGGAGTTGGAAACGTTCATACAATGA
- a CDS encoding 1-acyl-sn-glycerol-3-phosphate acyltransferase: protein MANLSKFILNKIMGWKVVNTFPEVPKCVLAVAPHTSNWDFVVGKLAYNSLGRQANFLIKAEWFFFPFNIFFSRIGGIPVKRGKSGSLTEILANEFRTREWMHLGITPEGTRKPVKEWKKGFYFIALKARVPILLIGLDYGKKEARVLDLFYPTNDYRKDIVTIKSYYKDVQAKKPENFIL, encoded by the coding sequence ATGGCCAATCTAAGCAAATTCATACTCAACAAGATCATGGGATGGAAGGTGGTGAACACTTTCCCCGAGGTGCCGAAGTGCGTGCTGGCGGTGGCGCCCCACACCAGCAACTGGGACTTCGTGGTGGGCAAGCTGGCCTACAATTCACTGGGGCGGCAGGCCAACTTCCTGATCAAGGCAGAGTGGTTCTTTTTCCCCTTCAACATTTTCTTCAGCCGCATCGGCGGCATACCGGTGAAGCGGGGAAAGAGCGGATCGCTGACCGAAATCCTGGCGAACGAGTTCCGCACACGCGAATGGATGCACCTGGGAATCACCCCCGAGGGTACACGCAAGCCGGTGAAGGAGTGGAAAAAGGGGTTCTACTTCATCGCCCTGAAGGCAAGGGTGCCGATCCTGCTCATCGGTCTCGACTATGGTAAAAAAGAAGCCCGCGTGCTGGATCTCTTCTACCCCACCAACGACTACCGGAAGGACATCGTGACCATCAAGTCCTACTACAAGGATGTGCAGGCCAAGAAGCCGGAGAATTTTATCCTCTGA
- the dinB gene encoding DNA polymerase IV has protein sequence MNRKIIHVDMDAFYASIEQRDNPDYRGKPVAVGYGGKRGVVAAASYEARKYGIHSAMPSVTALRKCPHLIFVMPRFEHYRTISGQIMQIFLEYTDKVEPLSLDEAFLDVTVNHKGNRSATLIAREIKQKIQSRTRLTASAGVSFNKFLAKIASDYRKPDGLFVIEPEQAEAFVEQLPVSKFFGVGRVTAARMSELGIQTGKDLKQWEEIDLVREFGKVGSAYYRFARGIDEREVESERVRKSLGAEETYADDLEEMVDILAALDQLALEVHRRADKKKFMARTLTLKIKYADFTVITRSRTVGHYIRTYSELFDLGKELLLQADDLLDRKIRLMGLTLKNADAGQELMPPEGIQLSLNFGEE, from the coding sequence ATGAACCGGAAGATCATCCATGTGGATATGGATGCGTTTTACGCCTCCATCGAGCAACGCGACAACCCAGATTATCGCGGGAAGCCCGTCGCCGTGGGCTATGGAGGCAAACGGGGCGTGGTGGCTGCCGCCAGCTACGAGGCACGGAAGTATGGCATCCACTCCGCCATGCCCTCCGTTACGGCGCTGCGCAAGTGTCCCCACCTGATCTTCGTGATGCCCCGCTTTGAGCATTACCGCACCATCTCCGGCCAGATCATGCAGATCTTCCTCGAGTATACCGACAAGGTGGAGCCGCTCTCGCTCGACGAGGCGTTCCTCGATGTCACCGTCAACCACAAGGGCAATCGTTCCGCCACGCTCATCGCCCGCGAGATCAAGCAGAAGATCCAGAGCCGCACCCGTCTCACCGCCTCCGCCGGCGTCTCCTTCAACAAGTTCCTCGCCAAGATCGCCTCCGACTACAGGAAGCCGGACGGCCTCTTCGTGATAGAGCCGGAGCAGGCTGAGGCTTTCGTGGAGCAGCTGCCGGTGAGCAAGTTCTTCGGGGTGGGGAGAGTGACCGCCGCACGGATGAGCGAGCTGGGCATCCAAACGGGTAAGGATCTGAAGCAGTGGGAGGAGATTGACCTGGTGCGTGAGTTCGGTAAGGTGGGCAGCGCCTACTACCGCTTCGCACGGGGCATAGACGAGCGGGAGGTGGAGTCGGAACGGGTGCGCAAGTCGCTCGGTGCCGAGGAAACCTATGCCGACGACCTGGAGGAGATGGTTGATATCCTGGCGGCGCTCGACCAGCTGGCACTGGAGGTGCACCGCCGTGCCGATAAGAAGAAGTTCATGGCGCGCACACTGACCCTCAAGATCAAGTACGCCGATTTCACGGTGATCACCCGCAGCCGCACCGTGGGGCATTACATCCGGACCTACAGTGAGCTGTTCGACCTGGGCAAGGAGCTGCTGCTGCAGGCCGACGACCTGCTGGACCGCAAGATACGTCTGATGGGGCTCACCCTGAAGAATGCCGATGCCGGTCAGGAGCTGATGCCACCCGAGGGGATCCAGCTATCCCTCAATTTCGGTGAGGAATAG
- the crtI gene encoding phytoene desaturase, whose amino-acid sequence MKKKVIITGTGLGGLSSGLLLQSRGYEVQFLEKNSRPGGRLNRLEKEGFTFDTGPSFFSMSYVFTDFMKLCGVEIPFRFVELDPLYSVHFAGGRSFRLHKDIRQLAEQFRDIEPDFEAKMERYLQKSGALFHDTFDIVIRNNFDSYLEYFAALMKVNPVHIPVLMKMFWQHVRGYFDSHEARQIVSLVAFFLGRTPFDTMAIYSLLSYTEFRHDGYHNVEGGMYQIVEGMVNALQQRGATFRYNTEVTAVEGEGNRVTRLTDSEGNHYEADTFLINADAALFRGRVLQRKKYSEAKLRKMEWTMGYLTIYVGIDRKLPDLDLHNYFLGSNFEDYAHNVLKNPDSLQKPYYYVNAVSKHNPQCAPEGCESLFIVCPVPSLQYKPDWSDRDEIVDSILTDFSKRIGIDIMPHIVTRTIYTPQEWEKQFNLYMGSGLGLSHRLSQIGALRPKNYDEEYVNLFYVGASTTPGAGLPMAVISAEMVCRRILGE is encoded by the coding sequence ATGAAGAAGAAAGTAATCATCACCGGCACCGGACTGGGAGGCCTCTCCAGCGGACTGCTATTGCAAAGCAGGGGATATGAGGTGCAGTTCCTCGAGAAGAACAGCCGCCCCGGCGGAAGGCTCAACCGCCTCGAGAAGGAGGGGTTCACCTTCGATACCGGCCCCAGCTTCTTCAGCATGTCTTATGTCTTCACCGACTTCATGAAGCTGTGCGGCGTGGAGATACCCTTCCGCTTCGTGGAGCTGGACCCGCTCTACTCGGTGCATTTCGCCGGGGGCCGCAGCTTCCGCCTGCACAAGGATATCAGGCAGCTGGCGGAGCAGTTTCGCGACATAGAGCCCGACTTCGAGGCGAAGATGGAGCGCTACCTCCAGAAGTCGGGCGCCCTCTTTCACGACACCTTCGACATCGTGATCCGCAACAACTTTGACAGCTACCTCGAGTACTTCGCCGCCCTGATGAAGGTCAACCCGGTGCACATCCCCGTGCTGATGAAGATGTTCTGGCAGCATGTGAGGGGTTACTTCGACTCGCACGAGGCTCGGCAGATCGTCTCGCTGGTGGCCTTCTTCCTGGGCCGCACCCCCTTCGACACGATGGCCATCTACAGCCTGCTCTCCTACACCGAGTTCCGGCACGACGGCTACCACAACGTGGAGGGGGGCATGTACCAGATCGTGGAGGGAATGGTGAACGCGCTGCAACAGCGGGGTGCCACCTTCCGCTACAACACCGAGGTGACAGCGGTGGAAGGGGAGGGCAACCGTGTCACGCGCCTCACCGACAGCGAGGGCAACCACTACGAGGCCGACACCTTCCTGATCAACGCCGATGCGGCCCTCTTCCGTGGGCGCGTGCTGCAGCGGAAGAAGTACTCCGAGGCGAAGCTCCGCAAGATGGAGTGGACCATGGGCTACCTCACCATCTACGTGGGCATCGACCGTAAGCTGCCCGACCTGGACCTGCACAACTACTTCCTGGGCAGCAACTTTGAAGACTATGCCCACAACGTGCTGAAGAACCCCGACTCACTGCAGAAGCCCTACTACTACGTGAACGCCGTCTCGAAGCACAATCCCCAGTGTGCACCGGAGGGTTGCGAGAGCCTCTTCATCGTATGCCCGGTACCCAGTCTGCAGTACAAGCCCGACTGGAGCGATCGTGATGAGATCGTTGACAGCATCCTCACCGACTTCTCCAAACGCATCGGCATTGACATCATGCCCCACATCGTCACCCGCACCATCTACACCCCGCAGGAGTGGGAGAAGCAGTTCAACCTCTACATGGGGAGCGGCCTGGGACTCTCACACCGGTTGAGCCAGATTGGTGCCCTCCGCCCGAAGAACTATGACGAGGAGTATGTCAACCTCTTCTACGTGGGTGCCTCCACCACTCCCGGGGCAGGCCTCCCCATGGCGGTGATCAGCGCCGAGATGGTTTGTAGACGGATCTTGGGCGAGTGA